A stretch of Faecalibacterium duncaniae DNA encodes these proteins:
- the fba gene encoding class II fructose-1,6-bisphosphate aldolase produces MLVNATEMLIKARDGHYGVPQFNINNLEWTKAVLTACEEMKSPVILGVSEGAGKYMTGFKTVAAMVSSMVETMGITVPVALHLDHGTYEGCKACVEAGFSSIMFDGSHYSIEENAEKTKELVALAHSKGLSIEAEVGSIGGVEDGVVGAGEIADPAECAKITDLGIDFLAAGIGNIHGVYPANWKGLDFEALDRIHKATNNIPLVLHGGTGIPDEMIQKAISLGVSKININTECQLVFAEATRKYIEAGKDQQGKGFDPRKLLAPGAQAIVDKCKEKIELFGCAGKA; encoded by the coding sequence TGGAGTGGACCAAGGCAGTCCTGACCGCCTGCGAGGAAATGAAGAGCCCCGTTATCCTGGGTGTCTCTGAGGGCGCAGGCAAATACATGACCGGCTTCAAGACCGTTGCCGCCATGGTCAGCTCCATGGTGGAGACCATGGGCATCACCGTTCCCGTTGCCCTGCACCTGGACCACGGCACCTACGAGGGCTGCAAGGCCTGCGTTGAGGCCGGTTTCTCCTCCATCATGTTCGACGGCAGCCACTACTCCATTGAGGAGAACGCGGAAAAGACCAAGGAGCTGGTCGCTCTGGCACACTCCAAGGGCCTGAGCATCGAGGCCGAGGTCGGCTCCATCGGCGGCGTTGAGGACGGCGTTGTGGGCGCTGGCGAGATCGCAGACCCCGCTGAGTGCGCAAAGATCACCGATCTGGGCATCGACTTCCTGGCTGCCGGCATCGGCAACATCCACGGCGTTTACCCCGCCAACTGGAAGGGCCTGGACTTTGAGGCACTGGACCGCATCCACAAGGCTACCAACAACATTCCTCTGGTCCTGCACGGCGGCACCGGCATCCCCGACGAGATGATCCAGAAGGCCATCAGCCTGGGCGTTTCCAAGATCAACATCAACACCGAGTGCCAGCTGGTCTTTGCTGAGGCCACCCGCAAGTACATCGAGGCTGGCAAGGATCAGCAGGGCAAGGGCTTCGACCCCCGCAAGCTGCTGGCTCCCGGCGCTCAGGCCATCGTTGACAAGTGCAAGGAGAAGATCGAGCTGTTCGGCTGCGCAGGCAAGGCCTGA
- a CDS encoding bifunctional folylpolyglutamate synthase/dihydrofolate synthase, which translates to MNYEEALNYIHAVQWAGHKPGLTRTRTLLTALGDPHKQLRFIHVAGTNGKGSTAAMLASCLQAAGYRVGLYTSPFINRFNERIQVNGQQIPDEALVRLVERVKPAADAMTDIPTEFEIITALGMLWFAETKCDIVVLEVGLGGTLDSTNVIDPPECAVITALGMDHVKELGPTLADIASAKAGIIKPGSPVVSYGGVPEADAVIARTAAERHAPLTVVDLSRLTIEDGDLDAVTFDFDGLNGIRLPLIGSYQPRNAATAITALRVLRSRGWNIPDSAIRAGLEQVRWPGRFELLRHSPAFLLDGSHNAHGMRATVQSLRDRFPGQKFVFLLSIMADKDVDEMLALLLPLAGQFVTVAAHTPRAMPAETLAEQIRARGGRAEPAPTIEAGVARAVALGGTGPVCALGTLYFSGDVREAFAKLNQ; encoded by the coding sequence ATGAACTATGAAGAAGCGCTGAACTATATCCATGCCGTCCAGTGGGCGGGGCACAAGCCGGGCCTGACCCGCACCCGGACCCTGCTGACCGCACTGGGAGATCCGCACAAGCAGCTGAGATTCATCCATGTGGCGGGCACCAATGGCAAGGGCAGCACGGCGGCCATGCTGGCTTCCTGCCTGCAGGCGGCGGGTTACCGGGTGGGCCTGTATACTTCGCCCTTTATCAACCGGTTCAACGAGCGCATTCAGGTAAACGGCCAACAGATCCCGGACGAGGCGCTGGTGCGGCTGGTGGAGCGTGTGAAGCCCGCTGCCGATGCCATGACCGATATCCCCACCGAGTTCGAGATCATCACGGCATTGGGGATGCTCTGGTTCGCTGAGACGAAATGCGACATCGTGGTGCTGGAGGTGGGCCTGGGCGGCACGCTGGATTCCACCAACGTCATCGACCCGCCGGAGTGTGCGGTCATCACGGCGCTGGGCATGGATCATGTGAAGGAGCTGGGCCCCACCCTGGCCGATATCGCATCGGCCAAGGCGGGCATCATCAAGCCGGGCAGTCCGGTGGTGAGCTATGGCGGTGTGCCCGAGGCCGATGCCGTCATCGCCCGTACGGCGGCAGAGCGGCACGCGCCGCTGACCGTGGTGGATCTCAGCAGGCTGACCATCGAGGACGGGGATCTGGATGCTGTCACCTTTGATTTTGACGGCCTGAACGGCATCCGCCTGCCCCTGATCGGCAGCTATCAGCCCCGGAACGCCGCCACGGCCATTACGGCCCTGCGGGTGCTGCGCAGCCGGGGCTGGAACATCCCGGACAGTGCCATCCGTGCCGGTCTGGAACAGGTGCGCTGGCCGGGCCGGTTCGAGCTGCTGCGGCATTCGCCCGCCTTTTTGCTGGATGGCAGCCACAACGCCCACGGAATGCGGGCCACCGTGCAGAGCCTGCGGGACCGCTTTCCGGGGCAGAAGTTCGTGTTCCTGCTCAGCATCATGGCGGACAAGGATGTGGACGAGATGCTGGCACTACTCCTGCCGCTGGCCGGGCAGTTCGTCACCGTAGCGGCCCATACCCCCCGCGCCATGCCCGCTGAGACGCTGGCCGAACAGATCCGCGCCCGGGGCGGCAGGGCTGAGCCTGCTCCCACCATTGAAGCCGGTGTGGCCCGGGCGGTCGCCCTTGGGGGCACCGGCCCCGTGTGCGCGCTGGGCACGCTCTACTTCTCCGGCGATGTGCGGGAAGCGTTTGCAAAATTGAACCAGTAA
- a CDS encoding folate family ECF transporter S component yields MNHSRNSVRKLTMLALLTAMSIVFARVLSISTGFVRFNLGSLPTLLAAVLFGPVEGFAVGAVADMIGGTLSGYAINPLITLGAGSIGLTAGLLWRALPNLRLGLRTQISVFAGHAVGSIVINSLALHLFYNYPWSVLVTRIPNALVLAAVNTVLVRLLLENKTIRGIAQ; encoded by the coding sequence ATGAACCATTCCAGAAATTCCGTCCGCAAGCTCACCATGCTGGCCCTGCTCACTGCCATGAGCATCGTGTTTGCCCGGGTGCTGAGCATTTCCACCGGCTTTGTCCGGTTCAACCTGGGCAGCCTGCCCACCCTGCTGGCCGCTGTGCTGTTCGGGCCGGTGGAGGGCTTTGCCGTGGGTGCAGTGGCCGATATGATCGGCGGCACCCTTTCCGGCTACGCCATCAACCCGCTGATCACGCTGGGGGCTGGCTCCATCGGCCTGACGGCGGGCCTTCTCTGGCGCGCCCTGCCCAACCTGCGGCTGGGCCTGCGCACCCAGATCAGCGTGTTTGCCGGCCATGCGGTGGGCTCCATTGTCATCAACTCGCTGGCACTCCACCTCTTCTATAACTATCCGTGGAGCGTGCTGGTGACCCGCATTCCAAACGCGCTGGTCCTGGCGGCGGTGAACACCGTGCTGGTGCGCCTGCTGCTGGAAAACAAAACGATCCGAGGCATTGCACAATGA
- a CDS encoding alkaline phosphatase, protein MKEHKMSRRNFLKVGAVASAAGLMTAAPVAANAAAPAASTAADEENCFGLFQKKPKYIFLFIGDGMGTAQIQSARFYQGTVTNNGAITEAELSFTQFPEVGSVTTYDSTSFCPDSASTATSIASGKKTESGVINMCPWTRDVPYETIAEKLHKQKGYKVGIVSTVNIDHATPAAFYAHQKTRKNYYQIGVELANSGFEYFAGGEFQKVNGDGTDPNNHEVAAQAGYHVVTTQAGAAALKAGAGKTLIIAENLADGKSMNYAMDAAPGEWQLTDYVRKGIELLDNSNGFFMMVESGKIDWACHANDAAASIHDVIEMHNAVQAAVEFYAQHPDDTLILVTADHETGGLGIGYKTTNYDTFLTNLAHQKMSYAKFDSTYVNNYVKNQTPFETAMQDVKANFGLTLPTDPDAASAGKLLLTDYEVENLRTAYERTLKVGSSSQSKMSQQDYELYGTYIPFSMAICHTINHKSGVDHTTYAHTGAMVNLYARGQGADKFRGVYDNTEIFHKLAELTDVQ, encoded by the coding sequence ATGAAAGAACATAAAATGTCCCGCCGCAACTTCCTGAAAGTGGGTGCTGTGGCATCTGCCGCCGGTCTGATGACTGCTGCCCCTGTGGCTGCAAACGCTGCCGCTCCGGCCGCTTCCACCGCAGCTGACGAGGAGAACTGCTTTGGCCTGTTCCAGAAGAAGCCCAAGTACATCTTCCTGTTCATCGGCGATGGCATGGGCACTGCCCAGATCCAGTCTGCCCGGTTCTATCAGGGCACTGTCACCAACAACGGTGCCATCACCGAGGCAGAGCTGAGCTTTACCCAGTTCCCGGAGGTGGGCAGCGTGACCACCTACGACAGCACCTCCTTCTGCCCGGACTCCGCTTCCACCGCCACCTCCATCGCTTCCGGCAAAAAGACCGAGAGCGGTGTCATCAATATGTGCCCCTGGACCCGTGATGTGCCCTATGAGACCATTGCGGAGAAGCTCCATAAGCAGAAGGGCTACAAGGTTGGCATTGTTTCCACGGTGAATATTGACCACGCTACCCCTGCTGCCTTCTATGCACACCAGAAGACCCGCAAGAACTACTATCAGATCGGCGTGGAGCTGGCAAACTCCGGCTTTGAGTATTTCGCAGGCGGCGAGTTCCAGAAGGTGAACGGCGATGGCACCGACCCCAACAACCACGAGGTGGCTGCACAGGCTGGTTACCATGTTGTCACCACCCAGGCCGGTGCTGCTGCCCTGAAGGCCGGGGCCGGCAAGACCCTGATCATTGCCGAGAACCTGGCCGACGGCAAGTCCATGAACTACGCCATGGATGCTGCTCCGGGAGAGTGGCAGCTGACCGACTATGTCCGCAAGGGCATTGAGCTGCTGGACAACAGCAACGGCTTCTTTATGATGGTGGAGTCCGGCAAGATCGACTGGGCCTGCCACGCCAACGATGCCGCTGCCTCCATCCATGATGTGATCGAGATGCACAACGCAGTGCAGGCCGCTGTGGAGTTTTATGCCCAGCACCCCGACGACACCCTGATCCTGGTGACCGCTGACCACGAGACCGGTGGTCTGGGCATTGGCTACAAGACCACCAACTACGATACCTTCCTGACCAACCTGGCCCACCAGAAGATGTCCTACGCAAAGTTCGATTCCACCTATGTGAACAACTACGTGAAGAATCAGACTCCTTTTGAGACCGCTATGCAGGACGTGAAGGCAAACTTCGGCCTGACCCTGCCCACCGACCCCGATGCCGCCAGCGCAGGCAAGCTGCTGCTGACCGACTACGAGGTGGAGAACCTGCGCACCGCTTACGAGCGCACCCTCAAGGTCGGCTCTTCCAGCCAGAGCAAGATGAGCCAGCAGGATTACGAGCTGTATGGCACCTACATCCCCTTCAGCATGGCCATCTGCCACACCATCAACCACAAGTCCGGTGTGGACCACACCACCTACGCCCACACCGGTGCCATGGTGAACCTCTACGCCCGTGGTCAGGGGGCAGACAAGTTCCGCGGCGTGTATGACAACACCGAGATCTTCCACAAGCTGGCTGAGCTGACCGATGTGCAGTAA
- a CDS encoding PfkB family carbohydrate kinase yields the protein MSVLCLGEVWLELNAATAPELTETFRAQTGGWGAGFCRQYAALGGQAALLAQLGADPFGRKLAAQLARDGVDCSLLCFTDAFPTPVVFTGEDTALPYRAHTAGLALGPEQLEAAPFRGASAFCFSSAGLVDSPLRLAHLEALAAARDAGALCCYLPRLAQAAPYWPQREALCQTALQFLDRADVLFLEESDLLLLFGSRELRTALFALFTGHVQLIFFYKKDRILAFTRSVMASAAKKDQSPALVLYRMEKMMLPVSSLPRLKESELNALIG from the coding sequence ATGTCCGTTTTGTGTCTGGGCGAAGTCTGGCTGGAGCTGAACGCCGCCACGGCTCCGGAACTGACGGAGACATTCCGGGCGCAGACCGGCGGCTGGGGTGCAGGCTTCTGCCGCCAGTACGCCGCATTGGGCGGGCAGGCGGCTCTGCTGGCCCAGCTGGGAGCCGACCCCTTTGGCCGCAAGCTGGCGGCCCAGCTTGCCCGGGATGGTGTGGATTGCTCCCTGCTCTGCTTCACGGATGCCTTCCCCACACCGGTGGTGTTCACCGGAGAGGACACCGCTCTGCCCTACCGTGCCCACACCGCCGGGCTGGCCCTTGGGCCGGAACAGCTGGAGGCCGCCCCGTTCCGGGGAGCCTCTGCCTTCTGCTTTTCCTCCGCCGGGCTGGTGGACAGCCCCCTGCGGCTGGCCCACCTCGAAGCCCTTGCCGCCGCCCGGGATGCCGGGGCGCTCTGCTGCTATCTTCCCCGGCTGGCGCAGGCCGCGCCCTACTGGCCGCAGCGGGAGGCCCTGTGCCAGACCGCCCTGCAGTTTCTTGACCGGGCAGACGTTCTCTTTTTAGAGGAGAGCGACCTGCTCCTCCTCTTCGGCTCCCGGGAGCTGCGCACAGCCCTGTTTGCCCTGTTCACCGGCCATGTGCAGCTGATCTTTTTCTACAAAAAGGACAGGATTCTCGCCTTTACACGCAGTGTTATGGCTTCTGCCGCAAAAAAAGACCAGAGCCCCGCTCTGGTCTTGTATCGGATGGAGAAAATGATGCTCCCTGTCTCCTCTCTGCCCAGATTAAAGGAATCTGAGCTGAACGCGCTGATCGGATAG
- a CDS encoding ABC transporter ATP-binding protein, with the protein MAQVKEVKGPGPRRMGGPKPKVENPGKLLKRIMDEVFKHYLPHCILVLVCIIVSALANVQASLFLKTLIDDYIVPMTKQATPDFSPLAGALVRIGCIYAIGVLAAWLNARIMVNVTQGTLRNLRVQLFTHMESLPIRYFDSHPHGDIMSVYTNDVDTLRQMISQSIPQLVSSAITIVSVFTSMCLMSWQLTVVTMLMVTLMLFCSKKITSMSGKYFVAQQKDLGKVNGYIEEMMEGQKVVKVFTHEQKALDGFRQLNDKLKESAKQANNYANIIMPVTAQLGNISYAVCALAGAAMAVGNVGGMTLGTVMAFLSLNKGFNMPISQVSMQANSVIMALAGAERIFKMMDETSEADEGYVTLVNVKYGKDDELVETTERTGIWAWKHPHHDGTTTYHKLAGDITFTDVDFGYVPEKTVLHGINLYGRPGQKIAFVGSTGAGKTTITNLINRFYDIADGKIRYDGINIRKIKKDDLRRSLGIVLQDTHLFTGTVMENIRYGRLDATDEECIAAAKLANADGFVKRLPDGYNTMLTNDGANLSQGQRQLLAIARAAVADPPVLILDEATSSIDTRTEALVQRGMDGLMYGRTSFVIAHRLSTVRNADCIVVLEQGRIIERGSHDELIAKKGKYYQLYTGNLAEN; encoded by the coding sequence ATGGCACAGGTGAAAGAAGTAAAGGGCCCCGGCCCCCGTAGGATGGGCGGCCCCAAGCCGAAGGTCGAGAACCCGGGCAAGCTGCTCAAGCGGATCATGGATGAGGTGTTCAAGCACTATCTGCCCCACTGCATCCTTGTGCTGGTCTGCATCATCGTCAGCGCGCTGGCAAATGTGCAGGCAAGCCTTTTCCTCAAGACCCTGATCGATGATTACATCGTCCCCATGACCAAGCAGGCCACGCCGGACTTCAGCCCGCTGGCAGGCGCACTGGTGCGCATCGGCTGCATCTATGCCATCGGCGTGCTGGCCGCATGGCTCAACGCCCGTATCATGGTCAACGTGACCCAGGGTACCCTGCGCAACCTGCGCGTCCAGCTTTTCACCCACATGGAAAGCCTGCCCATCCGGTATTTTGACTCCCACCCCCACGGCGACATCATGTCGGTGTACACCAACGATGTGGACACCCTGCGCCAGATGATCAGCCAGAGCATCCCCCAGCTGGTGTCCAGCGCCATCACCATCGTGTCCGTGTTCACCAGCATGTGCCTGATGAGCTGGCAGCTCACCGTTGTCACCATGCTGATGGTGACCCTGATGCTGTTCTGCTCCAAGAAGATCACTTCCATGAGCGGCAAGTACTTTGTGGCCCAGCAGAAGGATCTGGGTAAGGTGAACGGCTACATCGAAGAGATGATGGAGGGCCAGAAGGTCGTCAAGGTGTTCACCCACGAGCAGAAGGCTCTGGATGGCTTCCGGCAGCTGAACGATAAGCTGAAGGAAAGCGCCAAGCAGGCCAACAACTACGCCAACATCATCATGCCCGTTACCGCACAGCTGGGCAATATCAGCTATGCAGTCTGTGCTCTGGCGGGCGCAGCCATGGCCGTTGGCAATGTCGGCGGCATGACCCTGGGTACCGTGATGGCCTTCCTGAGCCTGAACAAGGGCTTCAATATGCCCATCAGCCAGGTGTCCATGCAGGCCAACAGCGTGATCATGGCACTGGCCGGTGCGGAGCGTATCTTCAAGATGATGGACGAGACCAGCGAGGCCGACGAGGGCTATGTCACCCTGGTCAACGTCAAGTATGGCAAGGATGACGAGCTGGTGGAGACCACCGAGCGCACCGGCATCTGGGCCTGGAAGCATCCCCACCACGACGGCACCACCACCTACCACAAGCTGGCGGGCGACATCACCTTTACCGATGTCGATTTTGGCTATGTGCCGGAAAAGACTGTTCTGCACGGGATCAACCTCTATGGCCGCCCGGGCCAGAAGATCGCCTTTGTCGGCTCCACCGGTGCCGGCAAAACGACCATCACCAACCTGATCAACCGCTTCTACGATATCGCAGACGGCAAGATCCGGTATGATGGCATCAACATCCGCAAGATCAAAAAGGACGATCTGCGCCGCTCTCTGGGCATCGTTCTGCAGGATACCCACCTGTTCACCGGCACGGTCATGGAGAACATCCGCTATGGCCGTCTGGATGCCACCGATGAGGAGTGCATTGCCGCCGCAAAGCTGGCCAATGCCGATGGCTTTGTCAAGCGTCTGCCCGATGGCTACAACACCATGCTGACCAACGACGGCGCAAACCTGTCGCAGGGCCAGCGCCAGCTGTTGGCCATTGCCCGCGCCGCAGTTGCCGATCCCCCGGTGCTGATCCTGGACGAGGCGACCTCCTCCATTGATACCCGCACCGAGGCGCTGGTCCAGCGGGGCATGGACGGCCTGATGTATGGCCGCACCAGCTTTGTCATTGCCCACCGCCTGTCTACCGTCCGCAATGCAGACTGCATCGTGGTTCTGGAGCAGGGCCGCATCATCGAGCGCGGTAGCCACGACGAGCTGATCGCCAAGAAGGGCAAGTACTACCAGCTCTACACCGGTAATCTGGCCGAAAATTAA
- a CDS encoding ABC transporter ATP-binding protein has protein sequence MIKKLVSHLGEYKRAAILTPIFSALEAIMDVLLPTIMAVIIDQGIEKGDMNAVIKYGLLTFLVAAIALLLGVLAGRFAATASTGFAGNLRDAMYENIQHFSFSNIDKYSTAGLVTRMTTDVTNLQNAFQMIERMCVRAPVHLVFALIMASMISRSLTMVFLVAIVFLVAVLAGIMVPTFGIFDKVFKNYDNLNASVQENVSAIRVVKSFVREHFENEKYTKACESLYKQFVHAESRLSFNNPAMLVSVYGCNIALSWFGAHYVLNGAITTGQLNALFGYIMNILMALMMLSMAFVMIAMSAASARRIVEVLDETTDLPPAKQPVQQVADGSIEFDHVTFKYKHGSGQPVLNDVTFSIRPGETLGIIGGTGSAKSSLVQLIPRLYDAETGSVKVGGVDVKDYSLDVLRREVSMVLQKNVLFSGTILDNLRWGDENASEEECIRVAKLACADEFIERFPDKYNTWIEQGGSNVSGGQKQRLTIARALLRKPKVLILDDSTSAVDTATDAKIRKAFREEIPGTTKIIIAQRISSVQDADRILVLDNGQINGLGTHEELLKTNKIYQEVYNSQTQGGGDFDKQGGEQ, from the coding sequence ATGATCAAAAAACTTGTGTCACATCTGGGCGAGTACAAGCGCGCCGCGATCCTGACACCGATCTTCTCTGCTCTGGAAGCCATCATGGATGTGCTGCTGCCCACCATCATGGCCGTGATCATTGACCAGGGCATTGAAAAGGGCGATATGAACGCCGTTATCAAGTACGGCCTGCTCACCTTCCTGGTGGCGGCCATTGCCCTGCTGCTGGGCGTGCTGGCCGGCAGGTTTGCTGCCACGGCATCCACCGGCTTTGCAGGCAACCTGCGCGATGCGATGTATGAGAACATCCAGCATTTCTCGTTCTCCAACATCGACAAGTATTCCACGGCCGGTCTGGTCACCCGTATGACCACCGACGTGACCAACCTGCAGAACGCGTTCCAGATGATCGAGCGCATGTGCGTGCGTGCCCCCGTCCATCTGGTTTTCGCGCTCATCATGGCCTCCATGATCAGCCGCTCGCTGACCATGGTGTTCCTGGTGGCGATCGTGTTCCTGGTGGCAGTGCTGGCAGGCATTATGGTTCCCACCTTCGGCATCTTTGACAAGGTGTTCAAGAACTACGATAACCTGAACGCCTCCGTGCAGGAGAATGTCTCGGCCATCCGCGTGGTCAAGAGCTTTGTCCGGGAGCACTTTGAGAACGAGAAGTACACCAAGGCCTGCGAGAGCCTGTACAAGCAGTTCGTCCACGCCGAGAGCCGTCTGAGCTTCAACAATCCCGCCATGCTGGTCTCTGTGTACGGCTGCAACATCGCCCTGAGCTGGTTCGGCGCACATTATGTCCTGAATGGTGCGATCACCACCGGCCAGCTGAACGCCCTGTTCGGTTACATTATGAACATCCTGATGGCCCTGATGATGCTGAGCATGGCCTTTGTGATGATCGCTATGTCCGCCGCTTCTGCCCGCCGTATCGTGGAAGTGCTGGACGAGACCACTGACCTGCCCCCGGCAAAGCAGCCGGTGCAGCAGGTGGCAGACGGCAGCATTGAGTTTGACCACGTTACCTTTAAGTATAAGCACGGCTCCGGCCAGCCTGTCCTGAACGATGTCACCTTCAGCATCCGGCCGGGCGAGACGCTGGGCATCATCGGCGGCACCGGCAGTGCAAAATCCAGTCTGGTGCAGCTGATCCCCCGCCTGTATGATGCCGAGACCGGCTCTGTCAAGGTGGGCGGCGTGGACGTTAAGGATTACAGCCTGGATGTCCTCCGCCGGGAAGTCTCCATGGTGCTGCAGAAGAACGTTCTGTTCAGCGGCACCATCCTCGACAACCTGCGCTGGGGCGATGAGAACGCCAGCGAGGAAGAGTGCATCCGGGTGGCCAAGCTGGCCTGCGCCGATGAGTTCATCGAGCGCTTCCCCGACAAGTACAATACCTGGATCGAGCAGGGCGGCTCCAACGTGTCCGGCGGCCAGAAGCAGCGCCTGACCATTGCCCGCGCGCTGCTGCGCAAGCCCAAGGTGCTGATCCTGGACGACAGCACCAGCGCCGTGGATACCGCCACCGATGCCAAGATCCGCAAGGCCTTCCGGGAGGAGATCCCCGGTACCACCAAGATCATCATTGCACAGCGCATCTCCTCCGTGCAGGATGCAGACCGCATCCTGGTGCTGGACAACGGCCAGATCAACGGCCTGGGCACCCACGAGGAGCTGCTCAAGACAAACAAGATCTATCAGGAAGTTTACAACAGCCAGACCCAGGGCGGCGGCGATTTTGACAAGCAGGGAGGTGAGCAGTAA
- a CDS encoding MarR family winged helix-turn-helix transcriptional regulator produces MHDESTKQPCCNPPWEPPQVIPAQVRRVNNLIFRKINQFHRENNVDNVTPMHDWIMSYLYWHKNDPVYQRDIEREFSITRSTVTNILQLMERKGYIERQSVPQDARLKRLILTEEGVRVHEKTMLSLHQTDEFVAGLLTEEENAELLRLLNKLRKGLE; encoded by the coding sequence ATGCACGATGAAAGCACCAAGCAACCCTGCTGCAACCCCCCATGGGAGCCACCGCAGGTCATCCCGGCACAGGTGCGCCGGGTGAACAACCTGATCTTCCGCAAGATCAACCAGTTCCATCGGGAGAACAACGTGGACAACGTGACCCCCATGCACGACTGGATCATGAGCTACCTCTACTGGCACAAGAACGACCCCGTGTACCAGCGCGATATCGAACGGGAGTTCTCCATCACACGCTCGACCGTGACGAACATCCTGCAGCTGATGGAGCGCAAGGGCTACATCGAACGCCAGAGCGTGCCGCAGGATGCCCGGCTCAAACGGCTGATCCTGACGGAAGAGGGGGTGCGCGTCCATGAAAAGACGATGCTCTCCCTGCACCAGACCGATGAGTTTGTGGCCGGATTGCTGACGGAAGAGGAAAACGCAGAGCTTCTGCGGTTACTGAACAAGCTGCGCAAGGGGCTGGAATGA
- a CDS encoding MFS transporter — translation MEQRNTRLRNAGFVTFFFSGICTISSGVVVSLLQEEYGFAYGMTGTLLSLLSIGNLLAGLLAGALVGKMGMKPSVLLLTIGYAVGYGLMGLTGLPILLALAFFIVGIAKGSVLNTCTILVSGNSADRTRGMNTMHACYACGALLCPFLISAAARVSTTLAVLALAALGLVLWLVYLFTPMAGRAKAKEAVTDWNFLRSSRFWLLTGLLFCQNAAEQSVVGWMVTYFKDSGIIAGTLAAYTVTVMWGATLIGRLLIAFVFPLQQPRKAMVFMAVFCTAFYFAMMQTHSQLPAILLLFAFAFSMAGMNPTAVASAGKMTTVTSMGIMLPVASSGAILMPWVIGKVAESAGLAVGMATNIVPCVGLIVFAILVSRMREE, via the coding sequence ATGGAACAACGGAACACCCGCCTGCGGAACGCGGGCTTCGTCACCTTCTTTTTCAGCGGCATCTGCACCATTTCCAGCGGTGTGGTGGTCAGCCTGCTGCAGGAAGAATACGGCTTTGCCTACGGCATGACCGGCACCCTGCTCAGCCTGCTGAGCATCGGCAACCTGCTGGCGGGCCTGCTGGCCGGTGCGCTGGTGGGAAAAATGGGCATGAAGCCAAGCGTCCTGCTGCTGACCATCGGCTATGCGGTGGGCTACGGCCTGATGGGCCTGACCGGCCTGCCCATTCTGCTGGCGCTGGCCTTCTTCATTGTAGGCATTGCCAAGGGCAGTGTCCTGAACACCTGCACCATCCTTGTCAGCGGCAACTCTGCAGACCGCACCCGGGGCATGAACACCATGCACGCCTGCTACGCCTGCGGTGCCCTGCTCTGCCCCTTTCTGATCTCTGCCGCGGCCAGGGTCAGCACCACGCTGGCCGTGCTGGCACTGGCGGCGCTGGGTCTGGTGCTCTGGCTGGTATACCTGTTCACCCCCATGGCAGGCCGCGCCAAGGCCAAAGAAGCTGTCACCGATTGGAACTTTTTGCGCTCCTCCCGCTTCTGGCTGCTCACCGGCCTGCTGTTCTGCCAGAACGCCGCCGAGCAGAGCGTTGTGGGCTGGATGGTCACCTACTTCAAGGACAGCGGCATCATTGCAGGCACGCTGGCGGCCTATACCGTCACCGTGATGTGGGGTGCCACCCTGATCGGCCGCCTGCTCATCGCCTTTGTGTTCCCGCTCCAACAGCCCCGCAAGGCCATGGTGTTTATGGCTGTTTTCTGCACTGCCTTCTACTTTGCCATGATGCAGACCCACAGCCAACTGCCTGCCATCCTGCTGCTGTTCGCCTTTGCCTTCTCCATGGCCGGTATGAACCCCACCGCCGTGGCCAGCGCCGGTAAAATGACCACCGTGACCAGCATGGGCATCATGCTGCCGGTGGCATCCAGCGGCGCGATCCTGATGCCCTGGGTCATCGGCAAGGTAGCTGAAAGCGCCGGTCTTGCTGTTGGTATGGCAACCAACATCGTGCCCTGCGTAGGGCTGATCGTCTTTGCAATTCTGGTGTCCAGAATGCGTGAGGAGTAA